One segment of Yersinia kristensenii DNA contains the following:
- a CDS encoding 1-acylglycerol-3-phosphate O-acyltransferase, translating into MLLILRTVLAVLYCFLVCVFGSIYCLFRPRNPRNLATFAHLFGRMSVLFGITVEQRIPKEAAHYGTCIYIANHQNNYDMVTMSNVVQSGTVTVGKKSLLWVPLFGPLYWLTGNLLIDRDNRAKAHGTIAQVVEQVKQKNVSIWMFPEGTRSRGRGLLPFKTGAFHAAIAAGVPIVPICVSSTNNIKLNRWSNGKVIVEIMPPVDTSGYGKDRVRELSEHCRNLMLAKIEQLDAEIAQQAAAEK; encoded by the coding sequence ATGCTATTAATTTTGCGCACGGTATTGGCAGTTTTATATTGTTTTCTAGTGTGTGTGTTTGGTTCGATTTATTGCCTGTTCCGCCCCCGAAATCCGCGTAACCTCGCGACGTTTGCTCATCTTTTTGGCCGGATGTCAGTATTATTTGGGATTACGGTTGAGCAGCGCATTCCTAAGGAAGCGGCTCACTATGGCACGTGTATTTATATCGCTAACCATCAAAATAATTACGATATGGTCACAATGTCGAATGTTGTTCAATCAGGTACTGTCACTGTGGGCAAAAAGAGCTTGCTGTGGGTACCTTTATTTGGCCCATTATATTGGCTAACGGGTAATCTGCTTATTGATCGTGATAACCGTGCTAAGGCGCATGGCACTATCGCCCAAGTAGTTGAACAAGTTAAACAAAAGAATGTTTCCATCTGGATGTTCCCAGAAGGAACTCGTAGCCGTGGGCGCGGTTTACTGCCGTTCAAGACAGGTGCTTTCCATGCTGCTATCGCCGCGGGTGTGCCAATCGTGCCAATTTGTGTGTCTAGCACGAACAATATCAAGCTAAACCGTTGGTCAAACGGCAAAGTTATTGTAGAAATCATGCCGCCAGTTGATACCTCCGGTTACGGTAAAGATCGCGTTCGGGAGTTATCGGAGCATTGTCGTAATCTGATGTTGGCTAAAATTGAGCAGCTTGATGCAGAAATTGCCCAGCAGGCAGCAGCTGAAAAATAA
- the ftsP gene encoding cell division protein FtsP translates to MSLSRRQFIQATGLALGAGSLPLRAQANSTQQPSLPVPPLLESRRGQPLFLTLQRAHWAFSGKQKAAVWGINGMYLGPTVRVYSGDDVKLIYSNRLTEPVSMTISGLQVPGTLMGGAARMITPGVDWSPVLPVRQPAATCWYHANTPNRMAPHVYNGLAGMWLVEDEVSKAMPLPSHYGVDDFPIIIQDKRLDNFGVPQYDPPANGGFMGDTLLVNGAQSPFVEVSRGWVRLRLLNASNARRYVLQLSDGRPLHVVASDQGFLPAPIAVQQLSLAPGERREVAIDMSQGSEVSITAGESAGIMDRLRGLFEPSSILISSLVLTLKPTGLLPLVTDNLPIRLLSDQILDGNAVRSRDFRLGDDLPGINGVIWDMNRVDAQAQQGTWERWTIHADMPQSFHIQGVSFLVKNVNGAPAMAEDRGWKDTVWIDGDVELLVYFNQVSSEHFPFLFHSQSLEMADRGSAGQLVTQAAPTLG, encoded by the coding sequence ATGTCACTCAGTCGTCGCCAGTTCATTCAGGCTACGGGCTTAGCGCTAGGCGCGGGTTCGTTGCCATTGAGGGCACAGGCTAATAGCACCCAGCAACCCTCGTTACCTGTTCCACCTTTACTGGAATCTCGCCGTGGACAACCGCTGTTTTTAACGTTACAGCGGGCGCATTGGGCATTCAGTGGCAAGCAGAAAGCCGCTGTGTGGGGTATCAACGGTATGTATCTGGGGCCGACTGTTCGGGTTTACAGCGGTGATGATGTTAAGCTCATTTACAGCAACCGTTTGACTGAGCCGGTGTCTATGACTATCAGTGGGCTGCAAGTTCCGGGCACATTGATGGGGGGCGCTGCACGTATGATTACCCCCGGTGTCGATTGGTCACCGGTATTGCCTGTACGGCAACCTGCGGCAACCTGCTGGTACCATGCCAATACACCTAACCGGATGGCGCCTCATGTTTACAATGGGTTAGCCGGTATGTGGCTGGTGGAAGATGAAGTCAGCAAAGCGATGCCACTACCAAGCCATTACGGTGTTGATGATTTCCCGATTATTATTCAGGATAAACGGCTGGATAACTTTGGTGTTCCACAATATGACCCGCCAGCAAATGGGGGCTTTATGGGGGATACACTGTTAGTTAACGGCGCGCAAAGCCCATTTGTTGAAGTTTCTCGTGGTTGGGTGCGTTTACGTTTATTGAATGCGTCCAATGCGCGCCGCTATGTCTTGCAACTGAGTGACGGTCGCCCATTGCATGTGGTCGCCAGTGATCAGGGGTTCCTGCCTGCGCCGATAGCGGTACAGCAACTCTCGTTAGCGCCGGGTGAACGGCGTGAGGTGGCTATCGATATGTCGCAGGGGAGCGAAGTCTCGATTACGGCGGGTGAATCTGCCGGAATTATGGATAGGCTGCGCGGGCTATTTGAGCCATCGAGTATTTTGATTTCTAGCTTGGTGCTAACATTAAAACCGACCGGTTTATTGCCATTAGTCACTGATAATCTACCAATACGTCTGCTCTCTGATCAGATCTTAGATGGTAATGCGGTGCGTTCTCGTGACTTCCGTTTGGGAGATGATTTGCCAGGGATCAATGGTGTTATCTGGGATATGAATCGGGTTGATGCTCAGGCACAGCAAGGTACTTGGGAACGTTGGACAATACATGCTGACATGCCGCAATCATTTCATATACAGGGTGTTTCGTTCCTGGTGAAAAATGTAAATGGTGCGCCAGCGATGGCCGAAGATCGTGGTTGGAAGGATACAGTTTGGATTGATGGTGATGTGGAGTTACTGGTGTATTTCAATCAGGTTTCTTCCGAGCATTTCCCGTTCTTGTTCCACAGTCAGAGCCTTGAGATGGCGGATCGTGGATCAGCAGGACAATTGGTAACACAGGCTGCGCCAACACTCGGTTAA
- a CDS encoding YgiQ family radical SAM protein: MSTSLIQPERDLFSYQPYWAECYGTAPFLPMSRAEMDILGWDSCDIIVITGDAYVDHPSFGMAIIGRMLEAQGFRVGIIAQPDWTNKNDFMRLGEPNLFFGVTAGNMDSMINRYTADRKLRHDDAYTPDNQSGKRPDRATLVYSQRCKEAYSHVPVLLGGIEASLRRIAHYDYWSDTVRRSVIVDAKADMLVYGNGERPLVEVAHRLAAGEKIADIQDVRNTVVMRKTPLPGWSGVDSTRLDKPGRIEAIPNPYGEDLPCATDSVPEPEAKPITVRAAKPKPWEKTYVLLPSYDKVKADKVLYAHTSRILHHETNPGCARALMQKHGDRYIWINPPAIPLSTEEMDSVFALPYQRVPHPSYGKSPIPAYDMIRFSINIMRGCYGGCSFCSITEHEGRIIQSRSEDSIIREIEEIRDKVPGFTGIISDLGGPTANMYMLRCQSPRAEQTCRRASCVYPEICQHMDTNHEPTISLYRRARDLKGIKKILIASGVRYDLAVEDPRYIKELASHHVGGYLKIAPEHTEEGPLSKMMKPGMGSYQRFKELFDTYSKQAGKEQYLIPYFISAHPGTEDKDMVNLALWLKKNRFRLDQVQNFYPSPLANSTTMYYTGKNPLSKVDYKSEDVVVPKGDRQRRLHKALLRYHDPANWPMIRTALEDMGLQHLIGSRRECLVPAPTLEEQREARRAFRHHTPALTKHTAITRQRQPGNRTNAASAGKVTAGKAPLSKTAQATTGSSSPKTAGSKTGTNRAPVNKPSGVTRGKAKHH; the protein is encoded by the coding sequence ATGAGTACCAGCCTGATCCAGCCAGAGCGTGACCTGTTTTCTTATCAGCCCTATTGGGCGGAATGCTATGGCACTGCGCCATTTTTACCGATGTCTCGCGCAGAAATGGACATCTTGGGCTGGGACAGCTGTGACATCATTGTCATCACCGGTGATGCCTATGTCGATCACCCCAGTTTTGGCATGGCTATCATTGGCCGCATGCTGGAGGCTCAGGGCTTCCGTGTCGGGATCATTGCTCAGCCAGATTGGACGAATAAAAATGATTTCATGCGCTTGGGGGAACCGAATCTGTTCTTCGGCGTCACCGCGGGCAATATGGACTCGATGATTAACCGCTATACCGCTGATCGCAAGTTGCGTCATGACGATGCTTATACGCCGGATAATCAAAGCGGTAAGCGGCCAGACCGCGCCACTTTGGTGTATAGCCAGCGCTGCAAAGAGGCCTATAGCCACGTGCCGGTATTGCTGGGCGGAATTGAAGCCAGCTTACGTCGTATCGCCCATTATGATTATTGGTCTGATACTGTGCGCCGCTCGGTGATTGTCGATGCCAAAGCCGATATGCTGGTGTATGGCAATGGTGAGCGGCCACTGGTTGAAGTAGCACACCGCTTGGCTGCGGGTGAGAAAATTGCTGATATTCAGGATGTGCGTAACACCGTGGTGATGCGCAAAACCCCGTTACCGGGGTGGAGTGGCGTAGATTCTACTCGGCTGGATAAACCGGGCCGTATTGAAGCTATTCCGAACCCTTATGGCGAAGATTTGCCGTGTGCGACAGACAGTGTTCCTGAGCCAGAAGCCAAACCTATTACCGTGCGGGCCGCTAAACCCAAACCATGGGAGAAGACTTATGTCTTGCTGCCCTCCTATGACAAAGTGAAAGCAGACAAAGTCTTGTATGCCCACACTTCGCGGATTTTACATCATGAAACTAACCCCGGTTGTGCGCGGGCTTTGATGCAAAAACACGGTGACCGCTATATTTGGATTAACCCGCCGGCTATCCCACTCAGCACTGAAGAAATGGACAGCGTTTTTGCTCTGCCTTATCAGCGTGTGCCGCACCCGTCTTATGGGAAATCGCCTATTCCGGCTTACGATATGATTCGTTTCTCGATCAATATCATGCGCGGTTGCTATGGTGGCTGTTCATTCTGTTCAATTACCGAGCATGAAGGGCGCATTATTCAGAGCCGCTCTGAAGATTCCATTATTCGTGAAATAGAAGAAATTCGCGATAAAGTCCCAGGTTTTACCGGCATCATCTCTGATCTGGGGGGCCCAACGGCAAACATGTATATGCTGCGCTGCCAATCGCCACGAGCTGAGCAAACCTGCCGCCGTGCATCCTGCGTTTACCCTGAAATCTGCCAGCACATGGACACTAATCATGAGCCGACCATTTCGCTATATCGGCGAGCGCGTGATTTGAAAGGGATTAAAAAAATCTTGATTGCGTCTGGTGTTCGTTATGACCTGGCAGTAGAAGATCCGCGTTATATCAAAGAGCTAGCCAGCCATCATGTGGGCGGATACTTGAAAATAGCCCCGGAACATACTGAAGAAGGGCCACTTTCAAAAATGATGAAGCCGGGAATGGGCAGCTATCAGCGCTTTAAAGAGCTGTTTGATACCTATTCTAAGCAGGCCGGTAAAGAGCAATATTTGATTCCGTATTTCATCTCCGCCCATCCGGGAACGGAAGATAAAGATATGGTGAATTTGGCTCTTTGGCTGAAGAAAAACCGCTTCCGTTTGGATCAGGTGCAGAACTTCTACCCATCACCGCTGGCTAACTCCACCACCATGTATTACACCGGCAAGAACCCGCTGAGCAAAGTCGATTATAAGAGCGAGGATGTCGTTGTTCCGAAAGGAGATCGTCAGCGGCGGTTGCATAAGGCATTGCTGCGTTATCATGATCCCGCGAACTGGCCGATGATTCGCACCGCATTAGAAGATATGGGGCTGCAACATTTAATTGGTAGCCGCCGTGAATGTTTGGTTCCGGCCCCCACTTTGGAAGAGCAACGTGAAGCACGTCGGGCGTTTCGTCATCATACACCAGCGCTGACCAAGCACACTGCTATCACTCGTCAGCGTCAACCGGGTAACCGCACAAATGCTGCTTCAGCAGGTAAAGTTACTGCGGGTAAGGCACCTTTGAGTAAAACCGCGCAGGCCACTACGGGCAGTTCCTCGCCCAAGACCGCAGGTAGCAAAACCGGCACAAACAGAGCGCCGGTGAATAAACCCTCTGGTGTCACCAGAGGGAAAGCTAAGCATCATTAA
- the dkgA gene encoding 2,5-didehydrogluconate reductase DkgA, which translates to MATQPIIKLHDGNLMPQLGLGVWQASIEETQLAVTKALEVGYRSIDTAAIYKNEEGVGQALKTTNIARDELFITTKLWNSNQNNPQQALEESLKKLQLDYVDLYLIHWPDPAQDRYVSAWRELIALKEQGLIRSIGVCNFHIPHLQRLIDETGVAPTINQIELHPLLQQRQLHAWNATHHIATESWSPLAQGGDGVFDQAVIRELAQKYGKTPAQIVIRWHLDSGLIVIPKSVTPARIKENFEVFDFKLHKDELTAISKLDSGKRLGPDPDAPRA; encoded by the coding sequence ATGGCGACGCAACCCATTATCAAATTGCACGATGGAAATCTGATGCCACAACTCGGCCTTGGCGTTTGGCAAGCAAGCATTGAAGAAACACAACTTGCTGTCACCAAGGCACTAGAGGTCGGCTATCGTTCAATCGATACTGCGGCTATTTATAAAAATGAAGAGGGTGTTGGTCAGGCGCTGAAAACAACCAATATCGCCCGTGATGAACTCTTTATTACCACTAAGCTGTGGAATAGCAACCAAAATAATCCGCAACAGGCACTGGAAGAGAGTCTGAAAAAACTTCAGCTCGATTATGTGGATCTCTACCTGATCCACTGGCCAGACCCAGCACAAGACCGCTATGTTAGCGCCTGGCGTGAATTGATCGCCTTGAAAGAACAAGGTTTGATTCGCAGCATTGGCGTCTGTAACTTCCATATCCCTCATTTGCAGCGGTTAATTGATGAAACCGGCGTTGCGCCGACTATCAATCAGATTGAGCTTCATCCCCTGCTCCAACAGCGGCAACTCCATGCCTGGAATGCTACACATCATATTGCGACGGAATCCTGGAGCCCGCTGGCTCAAGGCGGCGACGGCGTTTTCGATCAAGCCGTTATTCGTGAATTAGCGCAAAAATATGGTAAGACTCCAGCGCAGATAGTGATCCGTTGGCATCTGGACAGCGGGCTGATTGTTATTCCGAAATCAGTGACACCGGCGCGCATCAAGGAAAACTTTGAAGTATTTGATTTTAAACTGCACAAAGATGAACTGACGGCAATTTCGAAGTTGGATAGCGGTAAACGACTGGGGCCAGACCCAGATGCTCCCAGGGCCTGA